In the Candidatus Glassbacteria bacterium genome, one interval contains:
- the plsY gene encoding glycerol-3-phosphate 1-O-acyltransferase PlsY, with protein MFLIYLSVSLAAFIAGAVPTSYLAGRLLQGIDLREHGSGNLGATNVFRVMGTVPAMLVLSVDILKGFATVFWLPSTVQISSTVLLQCVLGISAVAGHIYSPFVGFRGGKGVATVAGVMLAISPAAVGICVLVWAALFAVFRIVSVASLAAVLTLPPAIFLTMDTSSPGFPVFQAFGVLVACGVLITHRSNIGRLIRGEEKRLSRGGGSR; from the coding sequence ATGTTCTTAATATATCTGTCGGTATCACTGGCGGCATTTATTGCCGGAGCGGTCCCCACCAGTTATCTGGCCGGCCGTCTCCTGCAGGGGATCGATCTCCGCGAGCACGGCAGCGGAAACCTCGGCGCCACGAATGTGTTCCGCGTGATGGGTACGGTGCCGGCCATGCTGGTGCTTTCGGTGGATATTTTAAAGGGGTTCGCAACGGTATTCTGGCTGCCCTCGACGGTTCAGATTTCGAGCACTGTCCTGTTGCAGTGCGTACTCGGTATCTCCGCGGTGGCGGGACATATATACAGCCCGTTTGTCGGATTCAGGGGCGGCAAGGGAGTCGCCACCGTCGCGGGAGTCATGCTGGCGATCAGCCCGGCGGCGGTGGGAATCTGTGTGCTGGTCTGGGCGGCGCTTTTCGCGGTGTTCCGGATCGTCTCGGTGGCATCGCTGGCAGCAGTGCTGACCCTGCCGCCGGCGATTTTCCTGACCATGGACACCAGTTCGCCGGGATTTCCGGTCTTCCAGGCTTTCGGGGTCCTGGTAGCCTGCGGTGTGCTCATCACCCACCGTTCGAATATCGGCAGACTGATTCGCGGCGAAGAAAAACGTCTCAGCCGCGGAGGTGGCTCCAGATGA
- the prfA gene encoding peptide chain release factor 1, which yields MNEKIQSVLDRYAELERLMADPAVISDPSRLQELAREHGQLGPVVETWGKLQKTRGEIEEHSRIIDSGEDPELAELAGEEIGSLREAEKQLAAQFEGLLVPPDPLDRKDIIMEIRAGTGGEEAALFAGDLFRMYIHYVESQGWKHELISISQAGQGGMKEVVFNIRGKGVYGRLKYESGVHRVQRVPATETSGRIHTSAATVAVLPEAEEVDIEIRAEELKIDVFRSSGPGGQSVNTTDSAVRITYLPTNLVVTCQDEKSQHKNKAKAMNVLRSRLLDQKIQEVESERARDRRLQIGTGDRSAKIRTYNFPQSRVTDHRIGLSLHKLEAILGGDLDDLIDALAEAGHEEKLAETHKAAK from the coding sequence ATGAACGAAAAAATACAAAGCGTACTGGATAGATACGCCGAGTTGGAACGGCTGATGGCCGACCCGGCGGTGATTTCCGACCCCTCTCGTCTGCAGGAGCTGGCCCGCGAACACGGCCAGCTCGGTCCCGTGGTCGAGACCTGGGGCAAGCTGCAAAAAACGCGCGGGGAAATCGAGGAGCACAGCCGGATAATCGACAGCGGCGAGGACCCGGAACTGGCCGAACTGGCCGGGGAGGAAATCGGATCGCTGCGGGAGGCTGAGAAGCAGCTTGCCGCCCAGTTCGAAGGTCTGCTGGTGCCGCCCGATCCGCTCGACAGGAAGGACATCATCATGGAAATCCGCGCCGGTACCGGAGGCGAGGAAGCCGCCCTGTTTGCCGGCGATCTGTTCCGCATGTACATCCACTATGTCGAATCCCAGGGCTGGAAACACGAACTGATCTCGATCAGCCAGGCCGGGCAGGGCGGGATGAAAGAGGTGGTATTCAATATCCGCGGCAAAGGGGTTTACGGACGGCTCAAATATGAAAGCGGCGTCCACCGCGTCCAGCGCGTGCCGGCTACCGAAACTTCCGGGCGAATCCACACCTCGGCGGCCACGGTGGCGGTGCTGCCCGAGGCCGAGGAAGTGGATATCGAGATCAGGGCCGAGGAACTCAAGATCGACGTTTTCCGCTCCAGCGGGCCCGGCGGCCAGAGTGTAAACACCACCGACAGCGCCGTGCGGATAACCTACCTGCCGACCAACCTGGTGGTCACCTGCCAGGACGAGAAGAGCCAGCATAAGAACAAGGCCAAGGCGATGAACGTGCTGCGCAGCCGCCTGCTCGACCAGAAAATCCAGGAGGTGGAAAGCGAGCGCGCCCGCGACCGCCGCCTGCAGATCGGCACCGGCGACCGCAGCGCCAAGATCAGGACCTACAATTTCCCGCAGTCCCGGGTTACCGATCACCGGATCGGGCTGAGCCTGCACAAGCTCGAAGCGATCCTGGGGGGCGATCTCGACGACCTGATCGACGCCCTGGCCGAGGCCGGGCACGAGGAAAAGCTGGCGGAAACTCACAAAGCAGCCAAATGA
- a CDS encoding DUF512 domain-containing protein, with the protein MFLLTMFLPSGIVKQVMVRITAVENDSPADRAGLTPGDTIETINGQQVEDFLDFLFLTADAELELEYRRAGSSAATLLTLHRTSGESLGLDIDQGRITRCGCNCMFCFVHQLPKGLRRSLYVKDEDYRHSFLYGNYITGSNLRERDLDRIAGMGLSPLYISVHATDEEIRGRMLGGRGRADILSLLDELIACGVELHCQLVLCPGINDGVVLERTALELEALGPEILSLAVVPVGLTAHRRRLPALEPVTPAGAAETLRAIHRLQRGFRRKRGGRFVFAADEFYILSGSRLPSAASCEGYPQLENGIGLVRSALSELDKLLRRIGPGNLSRNSRINFLTGKLFAPVFRERFLPRIEKVLPASWRVTPVANRLLGDSITVAGLLCGRDIIAAVRKSPPADIYLLPGAALNEDRLFLDDMTLDQLRGKLAPARAIAAGSPAGALELMTVDMKETR; encoded by the coding sequence ATGTTTCTCTTGACGATGTTTTTACCGTCTGGTATAGTAAAACAAGTAATGGTCAGGATTACAGCGGTTGAAAACGACTCGCCTGCGGATAGAGCCGGACTGACTCCGGGCGACACAATCGAGACGATAAACGGTCAGCAGGTCGAGGATTTCCTCGACTTTCTGTTTCTGACAGCCGACGCCGAACTGGAACTGGAGTACCGCAGGGCGGGCAGCAGCGCTGCCACTCTGCTGACACTCCACCGCACGAGCGGCGAGAGCCTGGGTCTCGATATCGATCAGGGCCGGATTACCCGTTGCGGCTGTAACTGCATGTTCTGTTTCGTGCATCAGTTGCCCAAAGGCCTCCGGCGCTCGCTGTATGTCAAGGACGAGGATTACCGTCACAGTTTCCTGTACGGTAACTATATCACCGGCAGCAACCTCCGTGAGCGCGATCTGGACCGGATCGCCGGGATGGGTCTGAGCCCGCTTTATATCTCGGTCCACGCCACGGATGAGGAAATCCGCGGCAGGATGCTGGGCGGACGGGGCCGGGCGGATATCCTGAGCCTGCTGGACGAGTTGATAGCTTGCGGAGTTGAACTCCACTGCCAGCTCGTGCTCTGTCCGGGGATAAATGACGGAGTGGTGCTGGAACGCACGGCACTGGAGTTGGAAGCGCTGGGGCCGGAAATACTGAGTCTGGCTGTTGTCCCGGTCGGCCTCACCGCCCATCGGCGGCGTCTGCCTGCCTTGGAACCGGTGACCCCGGCCGGGGCGGCCGAAACGCTGCGGGCGATCCATCGCCTCCAGCGCGGTTTCCGCCGGAAGCGGGGCGGCAGGTTCGTGTTCGCGGCCGATGAGTTCTACATTCTGAGCGGCTCGCGGCTGCCGTCGGCGGCGAGCTGCGAGGGCTACCCGCAGCTTGAAAACGGGATCGGCCTTGTGCGCAGTGCGCTGTCCGAGCTGGACAAGCTGCTGCGGCGTATCGGTCCGGGCAATTTGAGCAGGAACAGCCGGATAAACTTTCTGACAGGCAAGCTGTTCGCTCCTGTATTCAGGGAGCGGTTTCTGCCGCGGATAGAAAAAGTTCTGCCCGCATCGTGGCGCGTTACCCCGGTCGCCAACCGCCTGCTGGGTGATTCGATCACGGTGGCGGGTTTGCTCTGCGGAAGAGATATCATTGCGGCGGTGAGGAAATCTCCACCGGCCGATATCTATCTTCTGCCCGGGGCTGCGCTGAATGAGGACAGGTTGTTTCTCGACGACATGACGCTGGATCAGTTGCGCGGCAAGCTCGCCCCGGCCAGGGCAATCGCCGCCGGCAGTCCGGCCGGGGCATTGGAACTCATGACAGTGGATATGAAGGAAACTCGCTAG
- a CDS encoding NAD(P)-dependent glycerol-3-phosphate dehydrogenase: MRIAVIGAGSWGTTLADLLASKAKDVVLWSWEAEVAEQIGREHRNELYLPGVELSGDLGATSDIQQAVDGAEVVVTVCPTHVMREVLTGAAGRIGVGTVLVNASKGIECGSLKRISELVAEVLPAEKVKAYVVLSGPSFASEVAARRPTVITAASRDEQAALLVQGLFSTAYFRVYKHDDVVGVELGGSLKNVIAVATGMIEGAGLGTNTRAALITRGLAEIARLGAALGASAATFSGVSGLGDLVLTCTGDLSRNRKVGLRIGHGESLEEITGGEERTVAEGIRTTESAYELARKLGVEMPIVEQVHRILFEGQSVELAIRELMNRELKKEYE, from the coding sequence ATGAGGATCGCGGTGATCGGAGCCGGAAGCTGGGGCACCACTCTGGCAGACCTGCTGGCATCGAAGGCCAAGGACGTTGTTCTCTGGTCCTGGGAAGCCGAGGTCGCAGAGCAGATCGGGCGCGAACACCGTAATGAGCTCTATCTGCCCGGAGTCGAGCTGAGCGGCGACCTGGGCGCCACCAGCGACATTCAGCAGGCAGTGGACGGGGCCGAGGTGGTGGTCACGGTCTGCCCGACCCATGTCATGCGCGAGGTGCTGACCGGGGCCGCCGGAAGGATCGGAGTTGGTACCGTGCTGGTCAACGCCAGCAAGGGAATCGAGTGCGGCTCGCTGAAGAGGATCAGCGAACTTGTGGCCGAGGTCCTGCCGGCAGAGAAGGTCAAGGCGTACGTGGTTCTATCCGGTCCCAGTTTCGCCAGCGAGGTCGCCGCGCGCCGCCCGACAGTAATTACCGCCGCCAGCAGGGATGAGCAGGCGGCCCTACTGGTGCAGGGCCTGTTTTCGACTGCGTATTTCCGGGTGTACAAGCACGATGACGTGGTGGGGGTGGAACTCGGCGGTTCCCTGAAGAACGTGATCGCGGTCGCCACCGGAATGATTGAGGGCGCCGGTCTGGGAACCAATACCCGCGCGGCGCTGATCACCCGCGGCCTGGCGGAAATCGCCCGTCTCGGAGCGGCTTTGGGCGCCAGCGCCGCGACGTTTTCCGGTGTTTCCGGACTGGGCGATCTGGTCTTGACCTGTACCGGCGATTTGAGCCGTAACCGCAAGGTCGGGCTGCGGATCGGCCATGGAGAGTCTCTGGAGGAGATAACGGGTGGAGAGGAGCGCACTGTCGCCGAGGGTATCCGTACAACAGAGTCGGCATACGAACTGGCGCGCAAGCTGGGTGTGGAGATGCCGATAGTGGAGCAGGTCCATCGGATCCTGTTCGAGGGCCAGTCGGTCGAGCTGGCGATCCGTGAATTGATGAATCGGG
- a CDS encoding tetratricopeptide repeat protein — translation MKFGGTGEEQVSGPLERYFQSGLEMFKAGNYAQAEVQFERALQLNRRHNESLKCLGLSQYRQGKWQLAIQKFGQFLDFDPSNEEILISSGECCISLTRYYDAERFYRKAISVNPNCPEAYQGLGQVLYRRGVYNDAINVLRKGVQIDPDNPVIMFMLGEAYNNLEKTDQAIESFERVMALQQDNPRVYYNLGILYDKKAMPEKASSMYRRAKELTEPRQKIEQKPIVTPAGGGEFFSRSLTVIEAGEGQQETAKLDRARYEKLRRSQTGSKPYPVLDRDEQEFDRAGTMDLTKASLKINEALKIIKGSKKK, via the coding sequence ATGAAATTTGGCGGAACCGGCGAAGAGCAGGTGAGCGGACCCCTCGAGAGATATTTCCAGTCCGGACTGGAAATGTTCAAGGCGGGCAACTACGCCCAGGCGGAGGTCCAGTTCGAGCGGGCGCTGCAGCTCAACCGCCGGCACAACGAGAGTCTCAAATGCCTGGGCCTGTCACAGTACCGTCAGGGTAAGTGGCAGCTGGCAATCCAGAAATTCGGCCAATTCCTTGACTTCGATCCCTCCAATGAGGAAATCCTGATCTCCAGCGGTGAGTGCTGCATCAGCCTTACCCGTTACTACGACGCCGAGCGGTTTTACCGCAAGGCGATTTCGGTCAACCCGAACTGCCCCGAGGCGTACCAGGGGCTGGGCCAGGTGCTCTACCGCAGAGGTGTCTACAACGATGCGATCAACGTGCTCAGAAAAGGCGTGCAGATCGACCCGGACAACCCGGTCATCATGTTCATGCTCGGCGAGGCCTATAACAACCTGGAAAAGACCGACCAGGCGATCGAAAGTTTCGAGCGGGTGATGGCCCTGCAGCAGGACAATCCGAGAGTCTACTATAATCTCGGTATCCTCTACGACAAGAAAGCCATGCCCGAAAAGGCCAGTTCGATGTACCGCCGGGCGAAAGAACTGACCGAACCAAGGCAGAAAATCGAACAGAAGCCGATAGTCACTCCCGCCGGCGGGGGTGAGTTTTTCAGCCGGTCGCTGACGGTTATCGAAGCGGGTGAGGGCCAGCAGGAAACCGCCAAGCTGGACCGGGCACGCTACGAGAAGCTGCGCCGCAGCCAGACCGGCAGCAAACCGTACCCGGTTCTGGACAGGGATGAGCAGGAGTTCGACCGGGCGGGGACGATGGACCTGACGAAAGCCAGCCTCAAAATCAACGAAGCGCTGAAAATTATCAAGGGCAGCAAAAAGAAATGA
- a CDS encoding ParA family protein, translated as MIKIAIITSKGGTGKTTTAINLGHGLALAGKRVMLIDCDAHGDLSLMFSTNSSKSLADLLKTGKTTVTRVRDNMYLIPSGGKELNDAEMFLAQRDGREFVLRNSLSDLRNIDYLICDCAPSRNLVNINALALANKVIIPVSMDYLAMNGARHTIELMREINRYTKGNLELMGILSTQYDVRTNLSQEIYKVLLKYFPNKVFETVIRVNTRLREAPSYGKTVFEYAINSTGAEDYFSLTNEVLNKNR; from the coding sequence ATGATCAAAATAGCGATTATTACTTCCAAGGGCGGTACCGGGAAAACCACCACCGCCATCAACCTGGGCCACGGGCTGGCTCTGGCCGGAAAGCGCGTGATGCTGATCGACTGCGACGCCCACGGCGACCTCAGCCTGATGTTCTCGACCAACAGCAGCAAAAGCCTGGCCGACTTGCTCAAAACCGGCAAAACCACGGTCACTCGCGTTCGCGATAACATGTACCTGATCCCTTCAGGGGGGAAGGAACTGAACGACGCGGAAATGTTCCTGGCCCAGCGCGACGGGCGTGAGTTCGTGCTGCGGAACTCACTCAGCGACCTGCGCAATATCGACTACCTGATCTGCGACTGCGCCCCCAGCCGTAACCTGGTCAATATCAACGCCCTGGCCCTGGCCAACAAGGTGATTATCCCGGTCAGCATGGATTACCTGGCGATGAACGGAGCGCGCCACACAATCGAGCTGATGCGCGAAATCAACCGGTATACCAAGGGCAATCTCGAGTTGATGGGTATTCTGAGTACTCAGTACGATGTCCGAACCAACCTCAGCCAGGAAATCTACAAAGTTCTGCTCAAGTATTTTCCCAACAAGGTGTTCGAAACCGTAATCAGGGTCAATACCCGGCTGCGCGAGGCGCCGAGCTACGGCAAGACAGTGTTCGAATATGCGATCAACAGCACCGGGGCCGAGGATTATTTCAGCCTGACCAATGAAGTCCTGAATAAGAACAGGTGA
- the der gene encoding ribosome biogenesis GTPase Der, with protein sequence MRSLPRVAVIGRPNVGKSTLFNRFVGRRVAIVDSTPGVTRDRIYGQVDWNGRVFSLIDTAGIMDAVGEEFGDELRVQVDIAISQADVLLFLVDAGEGPTAGDEELAGYLRRTGKQVVLAVNKSDLKGRFPAGEFQRWGFEHVIAVSALHGNASGDLLDLLVDTIGRWPDTDTDETDQAIHLAVVGRPNVGKSSLVNKLAGEERMLVSEVAGTTRDPVDTRIRFQGRELVLIDTAGLRRKMKTARGLDYYTMLRTVNCIERCEVAVLMLDSGQGLLRQELRVADMAINAGKGLVLAMNKWDLVAEKETNTAAEIEKGIKADYPHLAHVPMIFISAITAQRIGKLIELAVQVAQERKRKLTREQLDSVLLRATERLQPPVVGKRRLIFYGARQSGEAPPVIEVFANHPDLVPDHYRRYLLNRLREEFPFPGTPVWLHFVRKNPKRRRAGSRQHRKTR encoded by the coding sequence GTGAGATCGCTTCCCAGGGTAGCGGTTATCGGCAGGCCCAACGTGGGCAAGTCGACACTGTTCAACAGGTTTGTCGGCAGGAGGGTGGCGATAGTTGACAGCACCCCGGGAGTGACGCGCGACAGGATTTACGGCCAGGTGGACTGGAACGGCCGCGTGTTTTCCCTGATCGACACCGCCGGGATCATGGATGCGGTCGGCGAGGAGTTCGGCGATGAGCTGCGCGTGCAGGTCGATATCGCGATCAGCCAGGCCGACGTGCTGCTGTTCCTGGTGGATGCCGGCGAGGGGCCCACCGCCGGTGACGAGGAATTGGCCGGCTACCTTCGCCGCACGGGCAAGCAGGTAGTTCTGGCGGTCAATAAATCGGACCTCAAGGGACGGTTTCCCGCAGGCGAGTTCCAGCGCTGGGGGTTCGAGCACGTCATAGCGGTTTCCGCGTTGCACGGCAACGCCAGCGGAGACCTGCTCGACCTGCTGGTGGACACCATTGGGCGGTGGCCCGATACCGATACCGACGAGACCGACCAGGCGATCCACCTGGCCGTTGTCGGCAGACCCAACGTGGGTAAGAGTTCGCTGGTCAACAAGCTGGCCGGCGAGGAGCGGATGCTGGTCAGCGAGGTGGCCGGGACCACCCGCGATCCGGTGGATACCAGGATCCGGTTCCAGGGCCGCGAGTTGGTGCTGATCGACACGGCGGGCCTGCGGCGCAAGATGAAAACGGCCAGGGGGCTGGACTACTACACCATGCTGCGCACGGTCAACTGTATCGAGCGCTGCGAGGTGGCGGTCCTGATGCTCGATTCGGGCCAGGGCCTGCTGCGCCAGGAACTCCGCGTGGCCGACATGGCGATCAACGCCGGCAAGGGACTGGTGCTGGCGATGAACAAGTGGGACCTGGTGGCGGAGAAGGAAACCAACACCGCCGCTGAAATCGAGAAGGGGATCAAGGCGGACTATCCCCACCTGGCGCATGTGCCGATGATTTTTATCTCGGCGATTACCGCCCAGCGGATCGGCAAGCTGATTGAACTGGCGGTCCAGGTCGCCCAGGAGCGTAAACGCAAGCTCACCCGGGAGCAGCTCGACAGCGTGCTGCTGAGAGCTACCGAGAGGCTCCAACCCCCGGTTGTGGGCAAACGCAGGCTGATTTTTTACGGAGCCCGTCAGAGCGGGGAAGCGCCGCCGGTGATCGAGGTGTTCGCCAACCATCCGGACCTGGTGCCCGACCACTACCGTCGCTACCTGCTCAACAGGCTGCGCGAGGAGTTCCCGTTTCCCGGGACTCCTGTCTGGTTGCATTTTGTCCGGAAAAACCCGAAGCGCCGTCGCGCGGGCAGCCGTCAGCACCGCAAAACCAGATAA
- the rpmE gene encoding 50S ribosomal protein L31 produces MKKDLHPEYKKCVVTCACGNSFETHSTVEKMHLDICSQCHPFYTGKQKLVDTAGRVEKYMRKFEKTKKMRETADKKKVVKQTKTADSAEQAAPPAAE; encoded by the coding sequence GTGAAGAAAGACCTGCATCCCGAATACAAGAAATGCGTAGTGACCTGCGCCTGCGGAAACTCGTTCGAGACGCATTCGACCGTGGAAAAAATGCACCTGGATATCTGCTCCCAGTGCCATCCGTTCTATACCGGCAAGCAGAAACTGGTCGATACCGCCGGCCGTGTCGAGAAGTACATGCGTAAGTTCGAGAAAACAAAGAAGATGCGCGAGACCGCAGACAAGAAAAAAGTGGTGAAGCAGACCAAAACCGCGGATAGCGCCGAACAGGCCGCACCGCCGGCCGCCGAGTAA
- a CDS encoding SPOR domain-containing protein, whose protein sequence is MNRILLAVCLSLLVLAFACGKKEEPAPQPQPQAQVQQPEPAPAPEPEPEPEPEPEPEPEPVEKAFKSVPGDYTIQVASWSTLEDANKLAEFYRNKGYDSRVEQVDLDSGRWHRVRIGQYSSSGDAHEVAREIVDKYKSDIWLVRL, encoded by the coding sequence ATGAACAGGATCTTACTGGCAGTCTGTCTCTCATTGCTGGTGCTGGCTTTTGCCTGTGGCAAAAAAGAGGAGCCTGCTCCCCAGCCCCAGCCGCAGGCACAGGTCCAGCAACCCGAGCCCGCGCCCGCGCCGGAGCCCGAACCCGAACCGGAGCCGGAACCCGAACCGGAGCCGGAACCGGTGGAGAAGGCGTTCAAATCAGTACCCGGCGACTACACTATCCAGGTAGCTTCCTGGTCCACTCTCGAGGACGCCAACAAGCTGGCGGAATTTTACAGAAATAAAGGTTACGACTCGCGGGTGGAACAAGTCGATCTCGACAGCGGCCGCTGGCACCGGGTACGGATCGGACAGTACAGCAGCAGCGGCGACGCCCACGAGGTGGCCCGGGAAATTGTCGACAAGTACAAGAGCGATATCTGGCTTGTCAGGCTTTAG
- a CDS encoding DUF1385 domain-containing protein: MLGKPKELKMGGQAVIEGVMMRAEDNWAVAVRKPDGTIALKKETWRSLSKRLRLLELPVLRGALVLVETLFLGVRALSFSAEAASEEESESAQNETGFWWKVSMAGTVLFSLTAGLALFFYLPLFLTELTGIENPFWFNFVDGLLRMAVFMAYLLLISRWKDIHRVFEYHGAEHKTIATFESKQPLDWIHIKDHSRFHPRCGTSFVLILLLVSILVFLFFGKPDVWADRLVRLSVVPLIAGVSYELIKLSDRFPASLLSRIAVAPGLWLQRITTYEPDESQVEVAVAALSAAMELDRELIESAMAPAAAEG, encoded by the coding sequence ATGTTGGGCAAGCCGAAAGAACTCAAGATGGGCGGCCAGGCGGTGATCGAGGGCGTGATGATGCGGGCCGAGGACAACTGGGCCGTGGCCGTGCGTAAACCCGACGGCACTATCGCCCTCAAAAAAGAAACCTGGCGCTCACTTAGCAAACGGCTCCGCTTGCTGGAGCTGCCCGTGCTCAGAGGAGCGCTCGTGCTGGTGGAAACTCTGTTCCTGGGTGTGCGGGCATTGAGCTTTTCGGCGGAAGCTGCATCAGAGGAGGAGTCCGAATCGGCACAGAACGAGACCGGATTCTGGTGGAAAGTGTCGATGGCCGGCACGGTCCTGTTCAGTCTGACGGCCGGGCTGGCGCTGTTTTTTTACCTGCCCCTGTTTCTCACCGAGCTGACCGGTATCGAAAATCCGTTCTGGTTCAATTTTGTCGACGGGCTGCTGCGCATGGCCGTGTTCATGGCTTACCTGCTGCTGATCTCCCGCTGGAAAGACATTCACAGGGTGTTCGAGTACCACGGCGCGGAACACAAAACTATCGCGACCTTCGAGAGCAAGCAGCCGCTGGACTGGATTCATATCAAGGATCACAGCCGGTTTCATCCCCGCTGCGGCACCAGTTTCGTGCTGATCCTGCTGCTGGTGAGCATCCTCGTTTTCCTCTTTTTCGGCAAACCCGATGTCTGGGCCGACCGGCTGGTACGCCTGTCCGTCGTGCCGCTGATCGCCGGGGTCAGCTACGAGCTGATCAAGCTCAGCGACCGTTTCCCAGCCAGCCTGCTGAGCAGAATCGCGGTCGCCCCCGGATTATGGCTGCAGAGAATCACCACCTACGAGCCCGATGAATCGCAGGTGGAAGTTGCCGTGGCCGCGCTGAGCGCCGCCATGGAGCTCGACCGGGAATTGATCGAAAGCGCGATGGCTCCCGCCGCCGCCGAAGGTTAG